Below is a window of Cygnus atratus isolate AKBS03 ecotype Queensland, Australia chromosome 3, CAtr_DNAZoo_HiC_assembly, whole genome shotgun sequence DNA.
ATTAGAGATTTCTATATACAACCAATAGCAGAGGGTATGCCCTTCTGTGAAATACAGGCTGTGTGTTTGTTCCCTGACATGCATTCTTAAGCCTGGAAATGCAGATATTTAGTGGATTAGAAAGATGCTAAGCTTTAAGTTAAAGATAAGCTTTAAGTCTTCTGATACACATAGTACACTATGGTTCAAGATCCAAACAAATGCCTGAGCAAAAGACTGAGTCATTATGCTCAAAGCCAGCAGAGGACTCATCTTTAGGAGGGACCAGTAAACTCTTTAGTGAAGAAGGTAACATAATTGCAATGGGAATGGGACATGACAGTAAGTGAAGAGCAAATTGTCTTTCTACGGAAATCTCCAAGTTCATGTTGTCTGTGTTTTGTACAGTATACTACCTTAGACACAAATGAAGCTGTAATAGTCCAATATTCTTTGTTGTGCATAGCTGTATTTGTAGAGACAGCCTGTAAATCATATGGGTTGTAGGGAACTTTAAGattgttcttgtttctttgaagacaatatatatattccccACTATCTTTTAGCAATAAAGGTCTCtgtcaaaagaagaaattatttatatgtagatgtataatttatttttcatgattaCAAGTTATATGTCTATAGATTTTACcacaagaagaaatattaaaagtacCCAAATCTTCTAATAATAAGCTTAAAAAGTAACAACTCTGAATTGACCAGAAAGCTACTATTTTATTATCAAATTTCTCAGTTCTATTATCTCTACTCtacatgattatttttcagttctacCAACAGCAAGTTAAATATTACTTTCTTGTTGAGAAAAGTTTCATGTAACCCTATTAGCCTATTACAACTTTTTAATACAAACAACAAACTTTTCAGTAATTACATTTCTCCATATTATCTTTCTCTATCTATAAATACTATGGTAACCATTGTTAAGCTTAAAAAACACCATGAAGCTCTTAAGTAACAAATACCTAACAGTTTCCAGATTTTTAGATCTAAGACCATAGATACTGGTGGTATCtagttattttggaaatatttcattacaaCTGGAAGACATTTTAGTTTTGTGAACAACTGgaatgtttcttaaaaattttgCAACCATATATGAAATCAAAAGTCCCAAATGACAAATGACagagatgttatttttattgtgcatccaaaatatttcacaacatTTTGCATACTGAAAGAAACATGATATATTTgttgtattgctttttttttaagtcatgaAAACTTATATGCAAAATCACAACTAAATCAGATATCTGTCTGTCTTCGAATGCACCAAAAGAGCAAGAGAATGCGGGAGGTGTCCTGTTTGGCTCCGTCAAGATCAGACTGCCCAGCATTAATCACAGCGAATACTGGCTTTGTACTTGGCTGATCAGGATCAGGACAGACAGAAATGGTTACAATTCTGCTTAATGCTAGAAAACCTCAGCTATGGGAAGGACTGGATAAGTGCTAATTTACAGTGATTGCTATGCATCCAGAGGTTCTAAAGGAAAATCCATCATTTTTAGAGGCAAAAACTTCCAGGAAATAAGTATTTTAGATTTGTAACCAATGTCATTTCTAGAATGTTCAACTACACGATGTGGAGAAGGGAAAGTGAAAATCACCGTAAGTGCGGATTTCTGAAGTCTGGCCATATCAGCCTCTCTAGCTAAACATTCACACGACGGTAACACCGTTTGCCAGCCAAGTTTGCCTCGAAGCCTCAAAATATGCATTATAACATCATCAATTGGTTCTGGTacatcaagaaaagaaaaaaaaatggcattttttattggaaatttttttcatccttaaaCATAAAGTCTTTTGATTTATTGCATAAGCCTTTGTAAGTATGGAGGACTGGTGTAATGGCATTTATACCATGTTGGAAGATGCTGAAAACATGCCTCAGAAAGTCCTTCTCAAAAAATAATGAGCCATTACATATTCCACATATATATTGCTGTAATTGAAGAACAGTGGTTCAATTGACTTAAAAGTGATCTCATTTTCCAGTGATTTTACTCTAACGGTTGGTGTCGTTTACACAGCAAAATTCAAAGTACTCACtagaaaaaacatgaattacTGCCCAAAGGCTTTCTCAAGTGctagagacaaaaaaaaataagaaagaaaactgggaaaatctcaagtaaacaaaaagaaagttgaaaaataaaagaatagcaataataatttatattgtaatatttaaaatatatttttttaaatccattaaaACACACTGTCCCTTTAGAAACCAGACCAATTTAGTCTTGCATAGAAGAAGAACACTCCAGTTGAACAAAAGACAGCAATGTTATGGAAAACAATTTGAGAAATCCTGGAAAACACTAAAAACATGTTCCCATGCTTTTAAATCCCTATTAAGAAGTTTGTtaataaaaaagtttgaaaaaaaaaaagaaataaatcagaatcCAGTTGTGATATCAGTCCCTCCCAGTTTTCAGACTCAgcaacagatatttttaatgaagaaataatgatcaaaatctatttttccccACACTAATCCTGGAAgataagaaggaaaacataccTACTATTTAAgaaactatttaaaagaaaaaagtattgtaGCTAactataaaatataaacaactttaaaacaattattCAAATTATGTATGAAAGTAAATTTTGGTATGAGACAGgtattgaaaaacaaaccatcaTAAGGTGAATATGGAAGATAAAGTTGTTGGCCTTTCCCCTAACATGTACTGTTACTCTAAAGCAGGAGAGGGATGAAGAAAAAGAGTAGCAGTTGAGTAGTATATCATTATAAATCTGACACAAATAGCTGTAGATGTATAACTAAGAACACAGTCTTCCCTATGGTGCAACGACTACCTACCTGTTTTATCATATGAATGAAGTTTTGCTTTCATGGGCTGTTTAGGAGATCTTTCAGCTTTTGGTTgctcacaaatatttttatgacaacTCCGTTCAAACACAGACATTTGCATTTCAGTCCTTCTACTACTATCTACAACCAAcacattaaaaaggaaaatattactcAAAGCAGATCACTATGCACAATCATTTTCTAATTCAAGTTGAACTTCTACAGGTTTACATTTTTGTAACTTCTCAAAATGCATTCTGATGGTTTTAGaggcatgcacacacaaacacacgcaAATACTATCACTTGTTGTTgacaatacattaaaaattgtaTAAATTGGCATCAGGTACTTCAGAATGGTTGCATAATAAATGTAACACTTATTTCCTGTGTATTCCATGAGATTGACAGACTAAtattcatttttgtcatttgttttacGGCAAGGGCTTATTATCCTTGTTTATTACTAGAAAACCTTTTTATCCATTCTGAAATTTTACCCATTTAATCCATTTGGTGGTCCTGcatgagcagggaggttggaccagatgacctaCAGAGGTTCTTtacaacctcagccattcttttattctgtgattctctgggggaaaaaaataaaaaataaaaaatattcagcattcCTTTTGCATTCCTCTCAGATCACATTTACTTGTCAGTTgaccatttaattttaataaagcagGTTCAGACCTCCAAGTATTATGTCCCTTCTTCCCCAACTTCACACACAAGTGATCAATTAAGATTTTCTTTAGAACTCCTGCTCAGCAAATCACGTAAGAAACAATTAGCGATATGTATCAAGCTAAACCCTTGGGGTGCATTGTCCTTCCCCTGCAGGCTGaggagaaaatgggagaaatgtGAGAAGACTCAGGGATGGTAGTAATAGGGAAAGTTAGTTAATtagtaggaaaaacaaaaactgcaggtgcaagcaaagcaaaaagaggaaTTCATTCACCACTTCCCACCAGCAGGGAGGTGTCCAGCCACTTTTCGGAAAGAAGGTCCTCAGAGcctttaaaaatcctttctgcaATTTTTACACAAAGCATAGTGcaaaaaataatgaggaaagaGAACTCCAGCTTGCAGAGTTGCTTGAAACCCACTAAAATCAGTTTGAAGCTTGCAATGACTTTCAGTCATACACAAACAGCGAGTGTGTGTGTAGTTTTATTTCCCCATACATAAGactttgattttgtattttagagAGTTGATCTCAcatcataattttttaaaaaagacccATTAGACAGTCTTCTCACTTAAAAAAACTTCAAACAGATAAATCTACTCAGAAAAGAAGCATAGAATAGAtaactgtgatttttaaaaagtacaatatacatatattcttaCGTACTTTGTAGTTGGCATACTGACTTAAAGTCAGTGTTGCATCTCCActaaatcattaaaaagaaaaaaaaaaaaaaaaaagaaaaaagtgaagttaCGCAGGTTTCTTCCTATGGATTCACAGCGATGAGGAAAGAAGatcatattttttattactccACTTTCCGTCATTTTAAGTACTTTACCATATGCAGCTGAAGAAGGTGATGTGCCAGAGACTTGCTGAACTGCCTTGCAAACGGAACTTGTGGGAAGTATCGTTTTCAAATTCTCATTCTTTGACATTAAGGATGCCACTTTCATTATATTCCTCTTTAGCTTCATTGTCTCATGCTCAGATACTATCGTAGGCTGACAAGCAGataattctctttcttctttatgtttTCTTGGGTGTCTAAAATCAACCAATTGtaggaaaaaatctgaagattCAGTCATACAGGCAGTATAGAAAAATCAgctaaaatataatttgtatCAAAGATAAGCTAGTAAGCTCTGAAATATACATGCAACTATATtgactttattaaaataaaaagaaaataaatgtgtgaagttaaaatataaaataaggaCATAGGAGAGTCAGCAACACCAGTTTCTTACACATCTTGCAGGTGACTTAGCCTCTGCATGCACTAAAGCATACACAGTTTAGATATACTTTTAGTCTGTTAAGTTCCAACTAATTTCATTTgtcaagacaaaataaaaaataaataaaaaacatgaagagaaTAATATTTTCGTGCACAACTTGTTCTCATTTAACCAATCACATCTTCAGTAACAACCACAGATAAACTCCAGAACAATggtagaaaaatgaattaagatAACAATGCTTCAGTTAACTGTTGGTGCAACTCAGTTTGGATATACCATAAATAGTTTAGGCTTTATAATTCAGCCTGAAAGGGCTATTTTGTTCAAGTGTGTTCTTGACTATATTATAGTGACAATGGTATCAAGGAAGAATCACTTAGAGCAGCTGAAACCGTCTAAAATTCACGGCCAAGAACTTTTTGTTTTAGCAGCAGCTACACACCATACATGCACTCCCCACAAGAGCAGAAAAGATCAATGCACGGGTCTTGAAGTCAGTTGTCCAGTACAGACTTTCTTAATGCAAAATACTAAAAAGAAGGACAGTGTTAGCACTGTGCATAGCAAAAGTACATCTCAATGAGTTTACTTTATTCTGTAACTTCTTCTCCTGGTACTTGTTCACAGGCCCATAGGGTTGAGTAGCTCATGAATAGCAGCCTGTTCTTTTGAAGACTGATCTCAGGTCTTTGACAAAAAGATCAGCTTTGCCTGATATACCAGCAATTTTAGCCAGATGTAGCAGATACTTTAGCTCAATATTGGCTCTTCTGCAGATGTTGAACCTTGAAACAATCCATGAATCATCAGCATGTCAGTTCAGGGACTAATGAGAAAGAACAATAGCAGTAGCCACTTTCTGGAAAGATGGGAGAAAATAAGAGAGGACCTGATAACAGACTGT
It encodes the following:
- the DNAH14 gene encoding dynein axonemal heavy chain 14 yields the protein MTESSDFFLQLVDFRHPRKHKEERELSACQPTIVSEHETMKLKRNIMKVASLMSKNENLKTILPTSSVCKAVQQVSGTSPSSAAYDSSRRTEMQMSVFERSCHKNICEQPKAERSPKQPMKAKLHSYDKTEPIDDVIMHILRLRGKLGWQTVLPSCECLAREADMARLQKSALTRPLLLKDSGEYIYCLQRNKNNLKVPYNPYDLQAVSTNTAMHNKEYWTITASFVSKFPANQKLGEMEATPVPQWLHERHLYYRLLNLNLFSNFRMKKFFLLWKINARRSKTNKSKSV